From a single Alloactinosynnema sp. L-07 genomic region:
- the aroQ gene encoding type II 3-dehydroquinate dehydratase, producing the protein MRVLVLNGPNLGRLGTREPEIYGSTTHADLVGICVDTGADLGLNVEVRQTDHEGDMVGWLHEAADQRIPVVLNAGAWTHYSIAVRDACALLTVPLVEVHISNVHKREAFRHHSYISELAAGVIVGLGVDGYALALRWLADNAKS; encoded by the coding sequence GTGAGGGTTCTGGTGCTCAACGGCCCCAACCTGGGCAGGCTCGGCACCCGCGAGCCGGAGATCTACGGCAGCACGACCCACGCCGACCTGGTCGGCATCTGTGTCGACACCGGCGCCGACCTCGGCCTCAACGTCGAGGTCCGCCAGACCGACCACGAAGGCGACATGGTCGGGTGGCTGCACGAGGCCGCCGACCAGCGGATCCCGGTCGTGCTCAACGCGGGCGCGTGGACGCACTACTCCATCGCCGTCCGCGACGCCTGCGCGCTGCTGACCGTCCCGCTGGTCGAGGTGCACATCTCGAACGTGCACAAGCGCGAGGCGTTCCGCCACCACAGCTACATCTCCGAACTCGCCGCAGGCGTCATCGTCGGCCTCGGGGTCGACGGCTACGCCCTCGCCCTGCGGTGGCTGGCGGACAACGCTAAGTCCTGA
- a CDS encoding dihydroorotase produces MSLVIRGVKPYGEDPVDLLIEDGVITEIGDGLTGDEVIDAGGLVALPGFVDLHTHLREPGREDTETIETGSRAAALGGYTAVFAMANTDPVADNAVIVEHVWRRGREVGLVDVHPIGAVTVGLKGEKLAELGTMAKSQAGVRIFSDDGLCVADPLIMRRALEYTKALGAVIAQHAEEPRLTVGAQAHEGEIAARLGLAGWPAVAEESIVARDCLLAFHVGARLHVCHVSTAGTADVLRWAKARGTQVTAEVTPHHLLLDDERLTSYDPVNKVNPPLRTATDAAALRAALADGTVDVVATDHAPHAHQDKDCEWSAARPGMLGLQTALPIVVATMVEPGLLDWRGVARVMSERPAEIAGLPDQGRPIAVGEPATLTLVDPAGRWTVRGADLASLAANTPYEGMELPGTVVATLLRGEVTARDGKAAR; encoded by the coding sequence ATGAGTTTGGTCATCCGGGGCGTCAAGCCCTACGGCGAGGACCCGGTCGATCTACTGATCGAGGACGGGGTCATCACCGAGATCGGTGACGGGCTCACGGGTGACGAGGTCATCGACGCGGGCGGGCTCGTCGCGCTGCCCGGGTTCGTCGACCTGCACACCCACCTGCGCGAGCCCGGCCGCGAGGACACCGAGACCATCGAGACCGGCTCGCGTGCCGCGGCCCTCGGCGGCTACACGGCGGTGTTCGCCATGGCCAACACCGACCCGGTCGCCGACAACGCGGTCATCGTCGAGCACGTCTGGCGCCGCGGCCGCGAGGTCGGCCTGGTCGACGTGCACCCGATCGGCGCGGTCACCGTCGGCCTCAAGGGCGAGAAGCTCGCCGAACTGGGCACGATGGCCAAGTCCCAGGCAGGAGTCCGGATCTTCTCCGACGACGGCCTCTGCGTCGCCGACCCGCTGATCATGCGCCGCGCGCTGGAGTACACCAAGGCGCTGGGCGCGGTCATCGCCCAGCACGCCGAGGAGCCCCGCCTCACCGTCGGCGCGCAGGCACACGAGGGCGAGATCGCCGCCCGGCTCGGCCTGGCGGGCTGGCCCGCGGTCGCCGAGGAGTCGATCGTCGCCCGCGACTGCCTGTTGGCATTCCACGTCGGCGCCCGGCTGCACGTCTGCCACGTCTCCACGGCGGGCACCGCGGACGTCCTGCGCTGGGCCAAGGCCCGGGGCACCCAGGTCACCGCCGAGGTCACCCCGCACCACCTGCTCCTCGACGACGAGCGCCTGACCAGCTACGACCCCGTCAACAAGGTCAACCCGCCGCTGCGCACCGCGACCGACGCCGCCGCGCTGCGGGCCGCGCTGGCCGACGGCACGGTCGACGTCGTGGCCACTGACCACGCCCCGCACGCCCACCAGGACAAGGACTGCGAGTGGTCGGCGGCCCGCCCTGGCATGCTCGGCCTGCAGACCGCGCTGCCGATCGTGGTCGCGACCATGGTCGAGCCCGGCCTGCTCGACTGGCGCGGCGTGGCCCGCGTGATGAGTGAGCGCCCGGCCGAGATCGCGGGCCTGCCCGACCAGGGCCGGCCGATCGCGGTTGGCGAACCCGCGACGCTGACCCTGGTCGACCCGGCGGGCCGCTGGACCGTGCGCGGCGCCGACCTGGCCAGCCTCGCGGCCAACACCCCGTACGAGGGCATGGAACTGCCCGGCACGGT
- a CDS encoding Xaa-Pro peptidase family protein, translating into MPEAHVKRRAALRTAMRELELDALLVVDLLNLRYLTGFTGSNGALLVHAADDDRTVFCTDGRYLAQAARQVPELEHVIERASVLALAERADKDAAYRRTGFESQHVSVDSLDVLADAAPSVELVRAPNLIERLRLVKDDTEVEALRMACAAADRALADLIEHGGLAAGRTEREVARDLENRMLDHGATKPAFESIVAAGANSAIPHHRPTDAVLHHGDFVKLDFGAQIDGYHSDMTRTLVLGAPADWQRELYDLVAAAQAAGRAALKPGAHVQDVDAAARDLIERAGHGDEFLHGLGHGVGLQIHEAPALGKTGEGTLSAGMAVTVEPGVYLSGKGGVRIEDTLVVRDEGPELLTLTTKQLMVV; encoded by the coding sequence ATGCCCGAGGCACATGTGAAACGGCGAGCGGCTCTCCGGACGGCGATGCGGGAGTTGGAACTGGACGCATTGCTTGTCGTCGACCTGCTGAACCTGCGCTATCTGACCGGGTTCACCGGCTCCAACGGCGCGCTGCTGGTGCACGCCGCCGACGATGACCGGACGGTGTTTTGCACCGACGGCCGCTATCTCGCCCAGGCCGCCCGCCAGGTGCCGGAGTTGGAGCACGTGATCGAGCGGGCCAGCGTTCTCGCCCTCGCCGAGCGCGCCGACAAGGACGCCGCCTACCGCCGCACGGGCTTCGAGAGCCAGCACGTGTCCGTGGACAGCCTCGACGTGCTCGCCGACGCCGCGCCGTCGGTCGAACTCGTCCGCGCGCCCAACCTCATCGAGCGGCTGCGGCTGGTCAAGGACGACACCGAGGTCGAGGCGCTGCGGATGGCCTGCGCCGCGGCCGACCGGGCGCTGGCCGATCTCATCGAGCACGGCGGCCTGGCCGCGGGCCGCACCGAGCGGGAGGTGGCCCGCGACCTGGAGAACCGGATGCTCGACCATGGCGCCACCAAGCCCGCGTTCGAGTCGATCGTCGCCGCGGGCGCCAACTCCGCGATCCCGCACCACCGGCCGACCGACGCCGTGCTGCACCATGGCGACTTCGTCAAACTCGATTTCGGCGCCCAGATCGACGGCTACCACTCCGACATGACCAGGACCCTTGTCCTGGGCGCCCCCGCCGACTGGCAGCGGGAGCTGTACGACCTCGTGGCCGCCGCCCAGGCCGCGGGCCGCGCCGCGCTCAAGCCGGGCGCCCATGTCCAGGACGTGGACGCCGCCGCCCGCGACCTCATCGAGCGCGCGGGCCACGGCGACGAGTTCCTGCACGGCCTCGGGCATGGCGTTGGCCTGCAGATCCACGAGGCACCCGCCTTGGGCAAGACCGGTGAAGGTACACTTTCGGCCGGCATGGCGGTCACGGTCGAGCCGGGGGTGTACCTGTCCGGCAAAGGCGGTGTCCGCATCGAGGACACGCTGGTCGTGCGGGATGAAGGTCCCGAACTCCTCACGCTGACCACCAAGCAGCTCATGGTCGTCTGA
- a CDS encoding beta-xylosidase yields the protein MSRRRAALVLVVAGLVSACTVAEGQPQPAPTASPAAPVPESVTLSTDRPRQSPGDVAAGGNGAPYNYAPTLLLEGGKYRMWWCSQVSGVGPAGDDILVAEADSPGGPFSAAVPVFSGGGTGFDAQHVCDPSVLKVGSTYYMYYTGAETDHPYGSAIGLATSPDGRTWTRANGGKPIVTMSRNHMRDNDYGAGQPAAVYVNGWFYLLFTDTTGAAAGWNGAGQFVLRAKDPTFAVNVEILAPGGFRRDTSTHARLRSVVDAFSVDVMWIDALAAFAIAHEVDGGTRITFWDKDFRVQPYPPAMIPGPWKEGPGLVRDSEGHAPRSVDDPCERVPIDLVRATRMEAAPTGLAHFGADLVGSRACLDPDRAAGALIGFAVPSPQRTIDLVTTDGLIRVERRGVAEKLAARVIDTRVPGLDGAPVLAEVDAAAKIVRSESGIGFLLDGKLYPFADPAVAALNSSPVAQVNARQWAEYERGPWLGP from the coding sequence ATGTCCCGCCGTCGCGCCGCGCTGGTCTTGGTCGTCGCGGGTCTGGTGTCGGCTTGCACGGTCGCCGAGGGCCAGCCGCAACCGGCGCCGACCGCCAGTCCCGCGGCGCCCGTCCCTGAGTCGGTCACCCTGTCGACCGACCGGCCGCGGCAGAGCCCCGGCGACGTCGCGGCGGGCGGCAACGGCGCCCCGTACAACTACGCGCCGACTTTGCTGCTCGAAGGCGGCAAGTACCGGATGTGGTGGTGCAGCCAGGTCAGCGGCGTGGGCCCGGCGGGCGACGACATCCTGGTCGCCGAGGCGGACTCGCCCGGCGGCCCGTTCAGCGCGGCGGTCCCGGTCTTCTCCGGCGGCGGCACGGGTTTCGACGCCCAGCACGTGTGCGACCCGTCGGTGCTCAAGGTCGGCTCGACCTACTACATGTACTACACCGGCGCCGAGACCGATCATCCGTACGGCAGCGCGATCGGTCTGGCGACCAGTCCCGACGGCCGGACCTGGACCCGTGCCAACGGCGGCAAGCCGATCGTCACCATGTCGCGCAACCACATGCGGGACAACGACTACGGCGCCGGACAGCCTGCCGCCGTCTACGTGAACGGTTGGTTCTATCTGCTGTTCACCGACACCACCGGTGCCGCCGCGGGCTGGAACGGCGCGGGCCAGTTCGTATTGCGTGCCAAGGACCCGACCTTCGCGGTGAACGTCGAGATCCTTGCCCCAGGCGGGTTCCGCCGCGACACGAGCACCCACGCCCGCCTGCGCTCGGTGGTCGACGCGTTCAGCGTCGACGTGATGTGGATCGACGCCCTCGCGGCGTTCGCCATCGCCCACGAGGTCGACGGCGGCACCAGGATCACCTTCTGGGACAAGGACTTCCGCGTCCAGCCGTACCCGCCCGCGATGATACCGGGACCGTGGAAGGAGGGCCCGGGACTCGTCCGCGACAGCGAGGGCCACGCGCCGCGCTCGGTCGACGACCCGTGCGAGCGTGTCCCGATCGACCTGGTCCGGGCGACCCGGATGGAGGCCGCCCCGACCGGCTTGGCCCACTTCGGCGCCGACCTGGTCGGCAGCCGCGCGTGCCTCGATCCCGACCGCGCGGCGGGCGCGCTGATCGGGTTCGCCGTGCCGTCGCCGCAGCGAACGATCGATCTGGTCACCACAGACGGGCTGATCCGCGTCGAACGCCGTGGGGTCGCCGAGAAGCTCGCCGCCCGGGTCATCGACACCCGTGTGCCCGGCCTGGACGGCGCTCCGGTTCTCGCCGAAGTCGACGCGGCGGCGAAGATCGTGCGCTCCGAGTCCGGCATCGGGTTCCTGCTCGACGGCAAGCTCTATCCGTTCGCGGACCCGGCCGTCGCGGCGCTCAACTCGTCGCCGGTCGCCCAGGTCAACGCCCGCCAGTGGGCCGAGTACGAGCGGGGTCCCTGGCTGGGCCCGTGA
- the pyrR gene encoding bifunctional pyr operon transcriptional regulator/uracil phosphoribosyltransferase PyrR encodes MASRDRGATDPAGQRELLSAGDVARTIARMAHQVIEKTALGGSGASPVALLGIPTRGGPLAARLAAKIEDFAGVQVPFGTLDVTLYRDDLRRKPTRPLGATALPTGGIDDALVILVDDVLFSGRTIRAALDALRDAGRPRAVQLAVLVDRGHRELPIRADYVGKNVPTARSEEVNVLLSETDGRDAVLLSRPEASA; translated from the coding sequence GTGGCGTCGCGAGATCGCGGCGCGACAGACCCGGCCGGGCAGCGGGAGCTGCTTTCGGCTGGCGACGTCGCGCGCACCATCGCCCGAATGGCCCATCAGGTCATCGAGAAGACCGCGCTGGGCGGTTCCGGGGCGAGCCCCGTCGCCCTGCTCGGCATCCCCACCCGCGGCGGTCCGCTGGCCGCGCGCCTGGCCGCGAAGATCGAAGACTTCGCGGGCGTCCAAGTGCCCTTCGGCACACTCGACGTGACGCTCTACCGCGACGATCTCCGCCGCAAGCCGACCCGTCCACTGGGCGCGACCGCGCTGCCCACCGGCGGGATCGACGACGCGCTGGTCATCCTGGTCGATGACGTGCTGTTCTCCGGCCGCACCATCCGCGCCGCCCTCGACGCACTGCGCGACGCGGGTCGCCCACGCGCGGTTCAGCTGGCCGTCCTGGTCGACCGGGGACACCGTGAACTGCCCATCCGCGCCGACTACGTGGGCAAGAACGTGCCCACCGCGCGCTCCGAGGAGGTCAACGTCCTGCTCTCCGAGACCGACGGCCGCGACGCCGTCCTGCTGAGTCGACCGGAGGCAAGCGCGTGA
- a CDS encoding shikimate kinase, which translates to MSPAAVVVGPPGAGKTTIGEALADALGVSFRDTDADIVEAAGKPISDIFTDDGEPAFRAAEEQAVATALDEHGGVLSLGGGAVLSSKTRALLKEHTIVFLNVGLAEGVRRTGLSVARPLLAGVNPRAKFKELLDARLPLYREVARIEVNTDTQTPDEIVAHLVAALKGS; encoded by the coding sequence GTGAGCCCCGCCGCCGTCGTCGTCGGTCCGCCGGGGGCGGGCAAGACGACCATCGGCGAGGCGCTGGCCGACGCGCTCGGCGTGTCCTTCCGCGACACCGACGCAGACATCGTCGAGGCCGCGGGCAAGCCGATCAGCGACATCTTCACCGACGACGGCGAGCCCGCTTTCCGCGCCGCTGAGGAACAGGCCGTCGCGACCGCGCTGGACGAGCACGGCGGTGTTCTCTCTCTCGGAGGCGGCGCGGTCCTGTCCTCGAAGACGCGCGCGCTCTTGAAAGAACACACAATCGTCTTCCTCAACGTCGGTCTGGCCGAGGGCGTCCGCCGCACCGGGCTGTCCGTCGCGCGACCGCTGCTGGCCGGGGTGAACCCGAGGGCCAAGTTCAAGGAACTCCTCGACGCCCGCCTGCCGCTCTACCGCGAGGTCGCGCGCATCGAGGTCAACACCGACACCCAGACTCCCGACGAGATCGTCGCCCACCTGGTCGCGGCACTGAAAGGATCATGA
- a CDS encoding transcriptional regulator: MGDYAKALGAKLRAIRQQQGLSLHGVEQKSGGRWKAVVVGSYERGDRAVTVQKLAELADFYGVPVVELLPEGRVPSGAEPATKIVINLERLQQLPAEKVGPLARYAATIQSQRGDYNGKVLSIRTEDLRSLAIIYDMTPGELTEQLIDWGVLPPEARPSKED, encoded by the coding sequence ATGGGCGACTACGCCAAGGCGCTAGGGGCCAAGCTCCGCGCCATCCGCCAGCAGCAGGGGCTGTCGCTGCACGGCGTCGAGCAGAAGTCCGGTGGCCGATGGAAGGCCGTCGTGGTCGGCTCTTACGAGCGCGGCGACCGAGCGGTCACCGTGCAGAAGCTCGCCGAGCTCGCGGACTTCTACGGCGTGCCGGTGGTGGAGCTCCTTCCCGAGGGCCGGGTGCCGTCCGGCGCGGAGCCCGCCACCAAGATCGTGATCAATCTGGAGCGGCTGCAGCAGCTGCCGGCGGAGAAAGTCGGGCCGCTGGCCCGGTACGCGGCCACCATCCAGAGCCAGCGTGGCGACTACAACGGCAAGGTGCTCTCGATCCGCACCGAGGACCTGCGGTCGTTGGCGATCATCTACGACATGACGCCCGGTGAGCTCACCGAGCAGCTGATCGACTGGGGGGTGCTTCCGCCTGAGGCCCGGCCGTCGAAGGAAGACTGA
- the aroC gene encoding chorismate synthase, giving the protein MLRWITAGESHGPALVAVLEGMVAGVEVTTTDLSDQLARRRLGFGRSPRMGFETDKIEILGGVRHGVTQGGPIAVHIDNAEWPKWEQVMAADPVDPDVLAELARNEPLTRPRPGHADLPGMQKYGFDEARPVLERASARETAGRTALGTVARAFLRQLLGVEIISHVVSIGKAQAGPDSPTPGPGDLAAIDESPVRAFDQAATDAMVAEVEAVKKAGDTVGGVIEVIAYGLPPGLGSHVHWDRRLDSRLAGALMGVQAMKGVEIGEGFANSARWGSQAHDEIDRAEGTVAGVTRRSNRAGGLEGGITNGEPLRARVAMKPISTVPRALATVDVVTGEPAVAIHQRSDVCAVPRAGVVLESVVALVLAEAALEKFGGDSLAETRRNVEGYLDALRNRW; this is encoded by the coding sequence GTGCTGCGCTGGATCACCGCCGGAGAGTCCCACGGACCCGCGCTCGTCGCTGTGCTGGAAGGCATGGTCGCCGGCGTTGAGGTCACCACCACCGACCTGAGCGATCAACTCGCGAGGCGGAGGCTTGGTTTCGGGCGTAGCCCGCGGATGGGCTTCGAGACCGACAAGATCGAAATCCTCGGCGGCGTGCGCCACGGCGTCACCCAGGGTGGTCCGATCGCGGTGCACATCGACAACGCCGAGTGGCCCAAGTGGGAGCAGGTCATGGCCGCCGACCCGGTGGACCCGGACGTGCTGGCCGAACTCGCCCGCAACGAGCCGCTGACCCGCCCCCGGCCCGGCCACGCCGACCTGCCCGGCATGCAGAAGTACGGCTTCGACGAGGCCCGGCCCGTCCTGGAGCGCGCCAGCGCCCGCGAGACCGCCGGACGCACCGCGCTGGGCACCGTCGCGCGTGCGTTCCTGCGCCAGCTCCTCGGCGTCGAGATCATCAGTCACGTCGTGTCCATCGGGAAGGCGCAGGCGGGCCCGGACAGCCCCACGCCCGGCCCCGGCGACCTCGCCGCGATCGATGAGAGCCCGGTTCGGGCGTTCGACCAGGCCGCGACCGACGCGATGGTCGCCGAGGTGGAGGCCGTGAAGAAGGCCGGTGACACCGTCGGCGGCGTCATCGAGGTCATCGCCTATGGCCTGCCGCCGGGTCTGGGCTCCCACGTGCACTGGGACCGCAGGCTCGACTCCCGCCTCGCGGGCGCCCTGATGGGCGTGCAGGCGATGAAGGGCGTCGAGATCGGCGAGGGTTTCGCCAACTCCGCGCGCTGGGGCAGCCAGGCGCACGACGAGATCGACCGGGCCGAGGGCACCGTCGCGGGCGTTACTCGCCGGTCCAACCGCGCGGGTGGCCTGGAAGGCGGAATCACCAACGGTGAGCCGCTGCGGGCGAGGGTCGCGATGAAGCCCATCTCGACCGTCCCGCGCGCGCTCGCGACCGTGGACGTCGTCACCGGTGAGCCCGCCGTCGCCATCCACCAGCGCTCCGACGTGTGCGCGGTCCCCCGCGCAGGCGTCGTCCTGGAGTCCGTGGTCGCTCTGGTCTTGGCCGAGGCGGCGCTGGAGAAGTTCGGTGGCGACTCGCTCGCCGAGACGCGGCGCAACGTCGAGGGGTACCTCGACGCGCTGCGGAACCGCTGGTGA
- the aroB gene encoding 3-dehydroquinate synthase, with product MMQPVRIRVATDKPYDVVIGKGLLDELVEAVQGSSKVAIIHQPTLAATAEATRDELAAAGIDAHRVEIPDAEDGKALSVAAFCWEVLGRIGLDRQGTVVALGGGAVTDLAGFVAATWMRGVKLVNVPTTLLGMVDAAVGGKTGINTEAGKNLVGVFHEPSAVLVDLATLTTLPRNELVAGMAEVIKGGFIADPVILDLIEADPEAALDPEGDVLPELIRRKIQVKADVVASDLRESSLREILNYGHTLAHAIERRERYRWRHGAAVSVGMVFVAELARLAGKLDDATADRHRSILTSIGLPVGYDADALPQLIEGMLSDKKTKSGVLRFVVLDGLAKPSRLEGPDPALLAAAYSAIAVESGPSGVLL from the coding sequence ATGATGCAGCCAGTGCGCATCCGGGTCGCCACGGACAAGCCGTACGACGTGGTGATCGGCAAGGGACTGCTCGACGAGCTGGTCGAGGCGGTCCAGGGCTCGTCCAAGGTCGCGATCATCCACCAGCCGACGCTCGCCGCCACGGCCGAGGCCACCCGTGACGAGCTGGCCGCCGCCGGGATCGACGCGCACCGGGTCGAGATCCCCGACGCCGAGGACGGCAAGGCGCTCTCGGTCGCCGCGTTCTGCTGGGAGGTGCTCGGCCGGATCGGCCTGGACCGCCAGGGCACCGTGGTCGCGCTCGGCGGGGGAGCGGTGACCGACCTCGCGGGCTTCGTCGCCGCCACCTGGATGCGCGGCGTCAAGCTCGTCAACGTCCCGACGACGCTGCTCGGCATGGTCGACGCGGCGGTCGGCGGCAAGACCGGCATCAACACCGAGGCGGGCAAGAACCTCGTCGGCGTCTTCCACGAGCCCTCCGCCGTGCTGGTCGACCTGGCCACACTGACCACGCTCCCGCGCAACGAGCTGGTCGCGGGCATGGCCGAGGTGATCAAGGGCGGGTTCATCGCCGACCCGGTCATCCTCGACCTGATCGAGGCCGACCCCGAGGCCGCGCTCGACCCCGAAGGCGATGTCCTGCCCGAGCTGATCCGCCGCAAGATCCAGGTCAAGGCCGACGTCGTGGCCAGCGACCTGCGCGAATCCAGCCTGCGCGAGATCCTCAACTACGGCCACACCCTCGCCCACGCGATCGAGCGGCGCGAGCGCTACCGCTGGCGCCACGGCGCGGCCGTCAGCGTCGGCATGGTCTTCGTCGCCGAACTCGCCCGACTCGCCGGGAAGCTCGACGACGCGACCGCCGACCGCCACCGCTCGATCCTGACCAGCATCGGCCTGCCGGTCGGCTACGACGCCGACGCGCTGCCGCAGCTCATCGAGGGCATGCTGAGCGACAAGAAGACCAAGTCCGGCGTGCTGCGGTTCGTCGTCCTCGACGGTCTGGCCAAGCCCAGCCGCCTGGAGGGCCCGGACCCGGCGCTGCTGGCGGCGGCGTACTCGGCCATCGCGGTCGAGAGCGGACCGAGCGGGGTGCTGCTGTGA
- a CDS encoding aspartate carbamoyltransferase catalytic subunit: MKHLLSTDGIDPATALAILDTADGLKKTLLGREVRKLPTLRGRTVITMFYENSTRTRVSFEIAGKWMSADVVNVSSAGSSTSKGESLRDTALTLAAAGADCVIVRHPASGAAHRLAGWLAEVGTSVVNAGDGTHEHPTQALLDAATLRDRLGSVDGRRIAIVGDVLHSRVARSNVHLLTALGAEVVLVAPPTLLPTGVADWVPGLRVSHDLDAELPSLDAVMMLRVQAERMHGGFFPSAKEYSITYGLSEARARMLPEHAVVLHPGPMLRGMEIAAAVADSPRAAITDQVANGVHVRMAVLYHLLAGEEDGS, translated from the coding sequence GTGAAGCACCTGCTCAGCACCGACGGGATCGACCCGGCCACCGCGCTGGCCATCCTCGACACCGCCGACGGCTTGAAGAAGACCCTGCTGGGCCGCGAGGTCCGCAAACTGCCGACGCTGCGCGGCCGCACGGTCATCACGATGTTCTACGAGAACTCCACCCGCACCCGCGTGTCCTTCGAGATCGCGGGCAAGTGGATGAGCGCCGACGTCGTCAACGTCTCCTCGGCCGGGTCCTCCACCAGCAAGGGGGAGTCCCTGCGCGACACCGCGCTGACGCTGGCCGCCGCGGGCGCCGACTGCGTGATCGTGCGCCACCCGGCCTCCGGCGCTGCCCACCGGCTCGCGGGCTGGCTCGCCGAGGTCGGCACCTCGGTGGTCAACGCGGGCGACGGCACCCACGAGCACCCCACGCAGGCCCTGCTCGACGCCGCGACCCTGCGAGACCGGCTCGGGTCGGTCGATGGCAGGCGCATCGCCATCGTCGGGGACGTCCTGCACAGCCGGGTCGCCCGCTCCAACGTGCACCTGCTGACCGCCCTGGGCGCCGAGGTGGTGCTGGTCGCGCCGCCGACGCTGCTGCCGACTGGCGTGGCCGACTGGGTGCCCGGCCTGCGGGTCAGCCACGACCTCGACGCCGAGTTGCCCTCGCTCGACGCGGTCATGATGCTTCGGGTGCAGGCCGAGCGCATGCACGGCGGCTTCTTCCCGTCGGCGAAGGAATACTCGATCACCTACGGGCTCAGCGAGGCGCGGGCGCGGATGCTGCCCGAACACGCGGTCGTCCTGCACCCCGGCCCGATGCTGCGCGGGATGGAGATCGCCGCCGCGGTCGCCGACTCGCCGCGCGCGGCCATCACCGACCAGGTCGCCAACGGGGTGCACGTCCGAATGGCTGTGCTGTACCACCTGCTTGCCGGAGAGGAAGACGGTTCATGA
- the nusB gene encoding transcription antitermination factor NusB, which yields MGARSKARKRAVDLLFEAALRGDDPVTLLADRVGSPDVPPVNDYTVTLVEGVRAHQSRIDELLTEHAEGWTLQRMPAVDLAVLRLGLYEILWANDVPDAVAIDEAVQLAKSLSTDDSPRFVNGVLGRIAGIADKLRATL from the coding sequence ATGGGCGCCCGCAGCAAGGCACGCAAACGCGCGGTCGACCTCCTCTTCGAGGCGGCCCTGCGTGGCGACGACCCGGTCACCCTGTTGGCCGACCGGGTCGGTTCGCCCGACGTGCCCCCGGTGAACGACTACACCGTCACCCTGGTCGAGGGAGTGCGGGCCCACCAGTCCCGCATCGACGAACTGCTCACCGAACACGCCGAGGGCTGGACCCTGCAGCGCATGCCCGCCGTGGACCTCGCGGTGCTCCGACTCGGCCTGTACGAGATCCTGTGGGCCAACGACGTGCCGGACGCGGTGGCGATCGACGAGGCCGTGCAGTTGGCCAAGTCGCTGTCGACCGACGACTCCCCGAGGTTCGTCAACGGCGTCCTCGGCCGGATCGCGGGCATCGCCGACAAGCTTCGCGCGACGCTCTAA
- a CDS encoding B-4DMT family transporter, with the protein MRTWLVRGLVLAVVHGVAAVFVAALKAEQPTGRTVVEAIVLGVLVGIAATWAAIDGWRGVADRGRAWVIAALIAGWGAAVLGVIGRSVFVDQTGVSALGQALTGGAAFTALLVLVPAGLGLVVGPRLERKHEEAA; encoded by the coding sequence ATGCGAACTTGGCTCGTGCGGGGGTTGGTGCTGGCTGTCGTCCACGGGGTGGCGGCGGTCTTCGTGGCGGCGCTAAAGGCGGAGCAGCCGACCGGGCGCACGGTTGTCGAGGCCATCGTGCTGGGCGTGCTCGTGGGCATCGCCGCTACGTGGGCGGCCATCGACGGCTGGCGCGGGGTGGCCGACCGCGGCCGGGCGTGGGTCATCGCGGCGCTCATCGCGGGCTGGGGCGCCGCGGTGCTCGGGGTCATCGGCCGGTCGGTATTCGTCGACCAGACCGGGGTCAGCGCGCTGGGTCAGGCGCTGACCGGCGGGGCCGCGTTCACCGCGCTACTCGTCCTGGTACCCGCGGGCCTTGGCCTCGTGGTCGGACCGCGGCTGGAGCGCAAGCACGAGGAAGCCGCCTGA
- the efp gene encoding elongation factor P: MASTNDLKNGLVLNLEGQLWTVTEFQHVKPGKGPAFVRTKLKHVLTGKVVDKTFNAGVKVDTATVDRREMTYLYNDGSEYVFMDGDTYEQIQITPTVVGDAAKYMLENSTAIVSSHEGSPLFIELPTSVELVIEHTDPGLQGDRSTGGTKPAKLETGAEIQVPLFVTTGEKVKVDTRDGRYLGRVSG; this comes from the coding sequence GTGGCCTCGACCAACGACCTGAAGAACGGCCTGGTGCTCAACCTCGAGGGCCAGCTCTGGACCGTGACCGAGTTCCAGCACGTCAAGCCGGGCAAGGGCCCCGCGTTCGTGCGGACCAAGCTCAAGCACGTCCTGACCGGCAAGGTCGTCGACAAGACGTTCAACGCGGGCGTCAAGGTCGACACCGCCACGGTCGACCGCCGCGAGATGACCTACCTCTACAACGACGGCTCCGAGTACGTCTTCATGGACGGCGACACCTACGAGCAGATCCAGATCACGCCAACGGTCGTCGGCGACGCCGCCAAGTACATGCTGGAGAACAGCACCGCGATCGTCTCCTCGCACGAGGGCTCGCCGCTGTTCATCGAACTGCCGACGTCGGTCGAGCTCGTCATCGAGCACACCGACCCCGGCCTGCAGGGCGACCGCTCCACCGGCGGAACCAAGCCCGCCAAGCTGGAGACCGGCGCGGAGATCCAGGTCCCGCTGTTCGTGACCACCGGCGAGAAGGTCAAGGTCGACACCCGCGACGGGCGCTACCTCGGCCGAGTCAGCGGCTGA